One genomic segment of Nocardia spumae includes these proteins:
- a CDS encoding NADPH:quinone oxidoreductase family protein, translating to MESNEQQHTTRPTMRALIQRTHRGPNDLVLATDHPRPTPGPGEYLIRVGAAGVNFADVMQTRGTYGGGPQPPYAAGFEAVGEIVGIGPDVGGPLRLGDHVVGAGPGAFAEYMTMPAAGVVPVPAGWTDAEAIGLVLNWATALAALKPLGGIERGEVVLVHAAGGGVGQAAVRLARHYGARVIATASPDKHDTVRALGADEVLDRRRPDLAAEIARMTGGVDLVLESVGQATFEVGLSVAKPFTGRIVVFGAASGDAVLSTHDLIFDHQVQVKGLHIGALAVAAPSLYESLLGELDALIAQGVYLPGAPHIHPLAEGPEVLRHLEAGRTRGKFVLDPWR from the coding sequence ATGGAGAGCAATGAGCAGCAGCACACCACGAGGCCGACCATGCGGGCCCTGATCCAGCGCACGCACCGGGGGCCGAATGATCTGGTCCTTGCGACCGATCACCCTCGCCCCACCCCGGGGCCCGGCGAGTACCTGATCCGAGTCGGCGCGGCCGGCGTCAACTTCGCCGATGTCATGCAGACGCGCGGAACCTATGGCGGTGGTCCCCAGCCGCCGTATGCGGCGGGCTTCGAGGCCGTCGGCGAGATCGTGGGCATCGGGCCGGATGTCGGCGGTCCGCTTCGGCTCGGCGACCATGTCGTCGGCGCCGGGCCGGGTGCGTTCGCTGAGTACATGACGATGCCGGCGGCGGGGGTGGTTCCGGTACCGGCCGGCTGGACCGATGCCGAAGCCATTGGCCTCGTGCTGAACTGGGCAACCGCCCTGGCGGCGCTGAAACCGTTGGGCGGGATCGAAAGGGGTGAGGTGGTGCTCGTCCATGCCGCGGGCGGGGGCGTGGGGCAGGCCGCCGTTCGCCTCGCCCGCCACTACGGTGCGCGGGTGATCGCCACGGCGTCACCCGACAAGCACGACACTGTCCGAGCACTCGGCGCCGACGAGGTTCTCGACCGTAGACGCCCCGATCTGGCTGCGGAGATCGCCCGCATGACCGGGGGTGTGGATCTGGTGCTGGAATCGGTGGGACAGGCCACCTTCGAGGTCGGTCTGTCGGTGGCCAAGCCCTTCACCGGGCGCATCGTCGTGTTCGGCGCCGCCTCCGGTGATGCCGTGCTGAGCACCCACGATCTGATCTTCGACCATCAGGTCCAGGTCAAGGGCCTGCATATCGGCGCACTGGCGGTCGCGGCGCCGTCCCTCTACGAATCGTTGCTCGGTGAGCTCGACGCGCTCATCGCGCAGGGCGTGTACCTGCCCGGAGCGCCCCACATCCATCCTCTGGCCGAGGGGCCGGAAGTGCTGCGGCACCTGGAGGCGGGACGAACCCGGGGCAAGTTCGTCCTCGATCCCTGGCGCTAG
- a CDS encoding MerR family transcriptional regulator: MKIGEAAKVSGVSARSLRHYEAEGLIVPGRFDNGFRDYCPSTVDRVLVIRSLLESGLPVRLIREVLPSGPDAGTDGVCAEFLREVQSFRDRIAGRIAVLSDQQAALDAYLRQARRTDIGLPLDLDTSVELLPSPYGEQ, translated from the coding sequence GTGAAGATCGGTGAAGCCGCCAAGGTCAGCGGTGTGAGTGCGAGGTCGCTGCGGCACTACGAGGCCGAGGGTTTGATCGTCCCCGGTCGATTCGACAACGGGTTTCGTGACTACTGCCCGTCCACGGTCGACCGGGTGCTCGTCATCCGGTCGTTGCTGGAGTCCGGCTTGCCGGTGCGGTTGATCAGGGAAGTTCTGCCCAGCGGACCCGATGCGGGCACCGATGGGGTGTGTGCCGAGTTCTTGCGCGAGGTCCAGAGTTTTCGCGATCGGATCGCCGGTCGTATCGCCGTTCTCAGTGATCAGCAGGCGGCGCTCGACGCCTATCTGCGGCAGGCTCGTCGTACCGATATCGGATTGCCACTTGACCTTGACACAAGTGTCGAACTCCTACCTTCGCCGTATGGAGAGCAATGA
- a CDS encoding TetR/AcrR family transcriptional regulator, which yields MSDWLGQPRSLQAAERILDAAAALFAERGVAATQMGDIAKAAGCSRATLYRYFDSRQAVQLAYVHREARRVGATVAARIASIGDPGERVVAGVQASLRAVRADPLLIAWFRPDDAGRTLEIAQTSQVIEAIGTSLFDPERLSGQHDSTLLARWLTRIIVSLLTVPAQSEDEERAMLERFLAPLVTERR from the coding sequence ATGAGCGACTGGCTGGGGCAGCCGCGATCGCTGCAGGCGGCCGAGCGCATCCTCGACGCGGCCGCGGCCCTGTTCGCCGAGCGCGGTGTGGCGGCCACCCAGATGGGTGATATCGCCAAGGCCGCGGGCTGCTCGCGGGCGACGCTGTACCGCTATTTCGACAGCCGTCAGGCCGTCCAGCTGGCATACGTGCACCGTGAGGCCAGGCGGGTCGGCGCCACCGTGGCGGCCCGGATCGCATCGATCGGCGATCCGGGGGAACGGGTGGTGGCCGGAGTGCAGGCGAGTCTGCGGGCGGTGCGCGCCGACCCGCTGCTCATCGCCTGGTTCCGGCCCGACGATGCCGGGCGGACCCTGGAGATCGCCCAGACCTCGCAGGTCATCGAGGCCATCGGCACTTCGCTGTTCGATCCGGAAAGGCTGTCCGGACAGCATGATTCGACATTGCTCGCCCGGTGGCTGACACGGATCATCGTCTCCCTGCTGACAGTGCCCGCGCAGAGCGAGGACGAGGAACGGGCCATGCTCGAGCGGTTCCTGGCACCGCTGGTGACCGAGCGGCGCTGA
- a CDS encoding MBL fold metallo-hydrolase: protein MADTQAGHDHRLSSPPGIRSIWLGDTKVSFVPDGVIQGKPLAWLPDSTEQTWTAHPEYLDSSGYLVAGVGALLVEHGDRALLIDAGFGPQSMPAEPGSPNGALHSGALPENLARLGRTPAEIESVAFTHLHVDHIGWARSSTEGDAPVFADSEYLVAEPEWSNRRQLENGGTTAEIAATLAPRVRTVADGQTIFPGVEVQISGGHTLGHAQYVITGGGIRLIAFGDALHSPIQVARPEWSCVYDHDPARAVDQRRRLLAELAQPGTIGYGNHFADVVFGQVRRDGDRMAWHPVNTESPSGNRAHHQGTQHIRQR from the coding sequence ATGGCAGACACCCAGGCCGGACACGATCACCGGTTGAGCAGCCCGCCGGGCATCCGTTCGATATGGCTGGGCGATACGAAAGTCTCCTTCGTCCCGGACGGGGTCATCCAGGGCAAGCCGCTGGCCTGGCTACCCGACAGCACCGAACAGACGTGGACCGCTCACCCGGAATACCTCGACAGCTCGGGCTATCTGGTGGCCGGCGTCGGAGCTCTGCTCGTGGAACACGGCGACCGGGCGCTCCTGATCGATGCCGGGTTCGGCCCGCAGTCGATGCCGGCCGAACCGGGAAGTCCCAACGGCGCCCTCCACAGTGGCGCACTGCCGGAGAACCTCGCTCGACTCGGCCGCACACCGGCCGAGATCGAATCGGTGGCCTTCACACACTTGCACGTCGATCACATCGGCTGGGCCCGGTCCTCGACCGAGGGAGACGCCCCGGTGTTCGCCGATTCCGAATACCTTGTGGCCGAACCGGAGTGGAGCAACCGCCGGCAGCTGGAGAACGGCGGCACCACCGCCGAGATCGCCGCGACACTGGCGCCGCGGGTGCGCACCGTAGCCGACGGTCAGACGATCTTCCCCGGCGTCGAGGTGCAGATCAGCGGCGGACACACTCTCGGGCACGCACAGTATGTGATCACCGGCGGCGGAATCCGGCTGATCGCCTTCGGCGATGCGCTGCACTCCCCCATCCAGGTCGCCCGTCCCGAATGGTCCTGCGTTTACGATCACGACCCCGCCCGGGCCGTGGACCAACGCCGTCGCCTGCTCGCGGAATTGGCGCAACCCGGCACGATCGGATACGGCAATCATTTCGCCGACGTCGTCTTCGGCCAGGTCCGCCGGGACGGCGATCGCATGGCGTGGCATCCGGTGAACACGGAGTCGCCGAGCGGGAATCGCGCGCATCATCAAGGTACACAACACATTCGACAGCGATAG
- a CDS encoding RluA family pseudouridine synthase, with translation MGWTRLAQQCLVEEDEAILALNKPAGIAVTGERHDTDLVELAAAEGRTLYPVHRIDKVTSGLVLFAKDLAAHGGLTRQFNKQTAEKRYLVITAATDLPDSGVIDLPLSVGRKNRVRIAAPRDTIRRDGDTWTVDEGALLAGKNYPSRTEFATIARTEHHTILLARPVTGRRHQIRVHLAWIGYPIAGDPLFDKSGAYTRTHLHSWSLGVEAPWRADPNLELVAAPGEDFFSTPTGPIIDDPAALLERITKNPGPSARG, from the coding sequence ATGGGATGGACGCGCCTGGCGCAACAATGCCTCGTCGAGGAGGACGAGGCGATTCTCGCGCTGAACAAACCGGCCGGCATCGCCGTGACCGGGGAACGGCACGACACCGACCTCGTCGAGTTGGCCGCCGCCGAGGGCCGCACGCTGTATCCGGTGCACCGCATCGACAAGGTCACCTCGGGCCTGGTCCTGTTCGCCAAGGATCTCGCCGCCCACGGTGGCCTGACCAGGCAGTTCAACAAGCAGACCGCCGAGAAGCGCTACCTGGTGATCACCGCCGCCACCGACCTGCCCGACAGCGGCGTGATCGACCTGCCGCTGAGCGTGGGCCGTAAGAATCGGGTCCGGATCGCGGCCCCTCGCGACACCATTCGCCGCGACGGCGATACCTGGACCGTCGACGAGGGCGCGCTGCTGGCCGGGAAGAACTATCCGTCCCGCACCGAATTCGCCACGATCGCCCGGACCGAGCACCACACCATCCTGCTGGCTCGCCCCGTCACCGGCCGCCGCCACCAGATCCGGGTACATCTGGCGTGGATCGGCTACCCGATCGCCGGCGATCCCCTCTTCGACAAGTCCGGCGCTTACACCCGCACCCATCTGCACTCGTGGTCACTGGGCGTCGAGGCGCCCTGGCGCGCCGATCCGAACCTGGAGCTCGTCGCCGCGCCCGGCGAGGATTTCTTCAGCACGCCGACGGGCCCGATCATCGACGACCCGGCCGCCCTGCTCGAACGGATCACGAAGAATCCGGGCCCGAGCGCTCGCGGATGA
- a CDS encoding acyl-CoA dehydrogenase gives MDSLIMSARDLDFLLYEWLDVTGLTERDRYREHSRETFDQVLALSRELAEKYFAPHNRTGDLHEPTFDGDKVHIIPEVATALSAFAEAGFVGAAMDERIGGMQLPHTIFTACMAWFYAANVGTASYALLTIGNANLLAAHADPDQIDRFVRPMLTGRYFGTMALSEPQAGSSLADITTKAVPAGDGTYRLFGRKMWISGGDHELSENIVHLVLARIPGSDSGTRGISLFIVPKYLPAEDGSLGERNDVVLAGINHKMGWRGTVNTAPVFGDGAFTPGGEAGAIGYLVGEPNRGLAYMFHMMNEARLGVGLAATALGYTGYLKALDYARSRPQGRPVTIKGGASAQVPIVKHPDVRRMLLAQKAYAEGALALQLYCGRLIDRQRSAVDADEAQRTNLLLRVLTPIAKSWPSQWCLAANDLAIQVHGGAGYTRDYDVEQHYRDNRLNPIHEGTHGIQSLDLLGRAVVADGGAALTLLLDTMGDTVDRARATGDGELGDFADALAAAAGRIATTTATVWRDANPDAALSNSAAYLEAFGHVVLAWIWLEQAIAAYGGTEDFHRGKRAAARYFYHWELPRTAPLFDLLDAMDRTTLDLDDAWL, from the coding sequence ATGGATTCGCTCATCATGTCCGCCCGCGACCTCGACTTCCTGCTCTACGAGTGGCTCGATGTGACCGGGCTGACCGAGCGCGATCGGTACCGGGAGCACAGCCGCGAGACCTTCGATCAGGTGCTCGCGCTGAGCCGGGAGCTGGCCGAGAAGTACTTCGCTCCGCACAACCGCACGGGTGATCTGCACGAACCGACCTTCGACGGGGACAAGGTGCACATCATCCCGGAGGTGGCCACCGCGCTGTCGGCCTTCGCCGAGGCGGGCTTCGTCGGCGCGGCGATGGATGAACGGATCGGCGGCATGCAACTGCCGCATACGATCTTCACCGCGTGCATGGCCTGGTTCTACGCCGCCAATGTCGGGACCGCGAGCTACGCGCTGCTGACCATCGGCAACGCGAATCTGCTGGCCGCCCACGCCGATCCGGATCAGATCGATCGCTTCGTGCGGCCGATGCTGACCGGGCGCTACTTCGGCACGATGGCGCTGTCGGAGCCGCAGGCGGGTTCGTCCCTGGCCGATATCACCACCAAGGCCGTCCCCGCCGGCGACGGCACCTACCGACTGTTCGGGCGCAAGATGTGGATCTCCGGCGGCGATCACGAGCTGTCGGAGAACATCGTGCATCTGGTGCTGGCGCGTATTCCTGGGTCCGACAGCGGAACCCGCGGCATCTCGCTGTTCATCGTGCCGAAATACCTTCCCGCCGAAGATGGTTCGCTCGGGGAGCGCAACGATGTGGTGCTGGCCGGGATCAATCACAAGATGGGCTGGCGGGGTACGGTCAACACCGCGCCCGTCTTCGGCGACGGCGCCTTCACTCCGGGCGGCGAGGCGGGGGCCATCGGCTATCTCGTCGGCGAGCCCAATCGCGGCCTCGCCTATATGTTCCACATGATGAACGAGGCGCGCTTGGGAGTCGGGCTGGCCGCCACCGCCCTGGGCTACACCGGATATCTCAAGGCGCTCGATTACGCCCGCAGCCGCCCGCAGGGCCGTCCGGTCACGATCAAGGGCGGTGCGAGCGCGCAGGTGCCGATCGTGAAACATCCGGATGTGCGGCGAATGTTGCTGGCGCAGAAGGCCTATGCCGAGGGCGCGCTGGCGCTGCAGTTGTACTGCGGCAGGCTCATCGACCGGCAGCGCAGTGCGGTCGACGCGGATGAGGCCCAGCGCACGAACCTGTTGCTGCGGGTGCTGACCCCGATCGCGAAGAGCTGGCCGAGCCAGTGGTGCCTGGCGGCCAACGACCTCGCCATCCAGGTTCACGGCGGGGCCGGATATACCCGCGACTACGACGTCGAACAGCACTACCGGGACAATCGGCTCAACCCGATTCACGAAGGCACACACGGGATTCAGAGTCTGGATCTACTCGGCCGGGCGGTGGTGGCCGACGGCGGCGCGGCTTTGACCCTGTTGCTGGACACCATGGGCGACACCGTCGACCGCGCCCGCGCCACCGGGGACGGCGAACTGGGCGATTTCGCCGATGCGCTGGCGGCGGCCGCCGGGCGCATCGCCACCACCACGGCTACCGTCTGGCGGGATGCGAATCCGGATGCGGCACTGTCGAATTCGGCTGCCTACCTGGAGGCCTTCGGACATGTGGTGCTGGCCTGGATCTGGCTGGAACAGGCGATCGCCGCATACGGCGGCACCGAGGACTTCCACCGCGGTAAGCGCGCCGCCGCGCGCTACTTCTACCACTGGGAATTGCCGCGCACCGCACCGCTTTTCGATCTGCTCGACGCCATGGATCGCACCACCCTGGACCTGGACGACGCCTGGCTCTAG
- a CDS encoding MarR family winged helix-turn-helix transcriptional regulator yields the protein MTTVPEPQAVAERELCGLVNGLAQQIADHVRERAVTLGLTAAQATALRELTGPMTMRELAERMTCEPSNATFIVDNLAKKDLVERRAHPSDRRAKQLVLTAEGHALRRRLLELLAADSPLAGLDPDQQRVLQGLLEQAITTPRRPV from the coding sequence ATGACCACAGTCCCGGAGCCGCAGGCCGTCGCCGAGCGAGAACTGTGCGGTCTGGTCAACGGATTGGCTCAGCAGATCGCCGATCATGTCCGCGAGCGCGCGGTCACTCTCGGACTCACCGCCGCCCAGGCGACCGCACTACGCGAACTGACCGGGCCGATGACCATGCGCGAGCTGGCCGAACGCATGACCTGCGAACCCTCCAACGCCACCTTCATCGTCGACAACCTCGCGAAGAAGGATCTCGTCGAGCGTCGCGCGCACCCCAGTGACCGCCGCGCGAAACAGCTCGTCCTCACGGCCGAGGGGCATGCGCTCCGACGGCGACTCCTCGAGCTCCTCGCCGCGGACTCGCCGCTGGCCGGCCTCGACCCGGACCAACAGCGAGTCCTTCAAGGCCTGCTCGAACAGGCCATCACCACACCCCGTCGTCCGGTCTGA
- a CDS encoding cytochrome P450: MSNAVSQEARFTLRSGETWRDPWPMYAALRAHDPVHHVVPEGRPQDDYYVLSRYADIYAAVRDPETFSSAQGLTVDYNNLTEIGLGENRPFVFTDPPDHTVFRRRVAKGFTPRQVQEIRPAVEAFVIERLERLRAEGGGDISAELFKPLPTMVVAHYLGVPEADRAKFDEWSEAIVAASATGGIQHAQDAVGELSQYFIAMIDQRKLEPADDTVSHLVASGLGAEGDVGEILQIIGFAFTMITGGNDTTTGNLGGAVQLLTTEPGQRRRLLDDPSLIPAAVDEFLRMTSPVQGLARTTTRDVEIEGVTIPAGRRVLMLYASANRDESEYGSDAGALDVTRNPRNILTFGNGNHHCLGAAAARMQATIALRELLTRCPDFTVDIDGVRYTDGNYVRWPVNVPFVP, translated from the coding sequence ATGAGTAACGCGGTGTCTCAGGAAGCACGTTTCACCTTGCGGTCCGGTGAGACCTGGCGCGATCCCTGGCCCATGTACGCCGCCCTCCGGGCCCACGATCCGGTGCACCATGTGGTGCCCGAGGGGCGACCGCAGGACGACTACTACGTGCTGTCGCGATACGCCGATATCTATGCGGCCGTACGCGATCCGGAGACGTTCTCCTCGGCGCAGGGCCTCACCGTCGACTACAACAACCTCACCGAGATCGGGCTGGGCGAGAATCGGCCCTTCGTCTTCACCGATCCGCCGGATCACACCGTCTTCCGTCGTCGCGTCGCCAAGGGGTTCACCCCGCGCCAGGTCCAGGAGATCCGGCCCGCGGTCGAGGCCTTCGTGATCGAGCGGCTGGAACGACTGCGCGCCGAGGGCGGCGGCGATATCTCGGCCGAACTGTTCAAACCGTTGCCGACCATGGTGGTGGCGCACTATCTCGGTGTGCCCGAGGCGGATCGGGCCAAGTTCGACGAGTGGAGCGAGGCGATCGTGGCCGCCTCCGCGACCGGCGGCATTCAGCACGCCCAAGACGCCGTCGGTGAGCTGTCGCAGTACTTCATCGCGATGATCGACCAGCGCAAACTCGAACCCGCCGACGACACCGTCTCCCATCTGGTGGCCTCCGGTCTGGGCGCCGAGGGCGATGTCGGCGAGATCCTGCAGATCATCGGCTTCGCGTTCACGATGATCACCGGCGGCAACGACACCACCACCGGAAATCTCGGCGGCGCGGTGCAATTGCTGACCACCGAACCCGGCCAGCGGCGGCGGCTGCTCGACGATCCGAGCCTGATCCCCGCCGCGGTCGACGAGTTCCTGCGGATGACCTCGCCGGTACAGGGGCTGGCCCGCACCACCACCCGCGATGTGGAGATCGAGGGCGTGACCATCCCCGCCGGCCGCCGCGTACTGATGCTGTACGCGTCGGCCAATCGCGATGAGAGCGAATACGGCTCGGACGCGGGCGCACTCGATGTCACCCGGAATCCGAGGAATATCCTCACCTTCGGCAACGGCAATCACCACTGCCTCGGCGCGGCCGCCGCGCGGATGCAGGCGACCATCGCACTGCGGGAACTGCTGACCCGCTGCCCGGACTTCACCGTCGACATCGACGGTGTCCGCTACACCGACGGCAACTATGTCCGCTGGCCGGTCAACGTCCCGTTCGTGCCATGA